In a single window of the Lasioglossum baleicum chromosome 10, iyLasBale1, whole genome shotgun sequence genome:
- the LOC143213136 gene encoding uncharacterized protein LOC143213136, whose translation MGRLALTQGLNYFPLLSIGFRTVLDPERAKGLSTRKCWQKGNHILSLCIMIRESWQRCTHCRTTRCELKPEGVRRSETNGLTETERDGEGEKERERTARKGTERKILRANCHEGINHTNIYIYRVSPKKQNT comes from the exons ATGGGTCGACTGGCTCTGACACAAGGGTTAAATTATTTTCCGCTATTGTCGATAGGCTTCCG GACAGTTCTGGATCCCGAAAGGGCAAAGGGTCTGTCGACTAGAAAATGCTGGCAGAAG GGAAACCACATTCTTTCACTGTGTATTATGATACGTGAAAGTTGGCAACGGTGCACACACTGTCGAACCACACGCTGCGAGTTGAAACCGGAGGGGGTGAGAAGAAGTGAGACGAACGGGTTGACCGAGACGGAGAGAGATGGAgagggggagaaagagagagagagaacagcaCGGAAAGGAACAGAGAGGAAGATACTAAGAGCCAATTGCCACGAAG GGATTAACCATacgaatatatacatatacagggtgagtccgaagaaacagaacacctag